Proteins encoded together in one Penicillium digitatum chromosome 1, complete sequence window:
- a CDS encoding Plasma membrane SNARE protein (Sec9), putative codes for MGLFKKSDGDDDSNRRALFGSRKKDKSPSTTSNPYAQPIPVDPYTKAKINAGVAPLPADHPAANGGPASQSPHSIPSDNKYSSNKYGNQGSYGSDRFGGSGAGAGSPASGSGSRYGSGGYGGLGGGDPNDPAAADSARNELFGGANKNKNRSPDNSVGSPPPYSEGQNGQGRNNYGGGSNEYSMATFQERQLTAEEEEEQEVQATKNEMRFVKQGDVASTRNALRAAAQAEETGRATLARLGAQGESIHETEKSLDMTTIEGRIAEEKAKELKTLNKSMFAVHVSNPFTASRRRRDRDEKVLNTHRSDRDVREGTRSEAHATNQRMEKVFRDIDRDAAKQGKGKKASVTERAKYQFEADSEDEAMEDEIEQNLDLLSSATGRLNGLAKATGKELDEQNRHLERIMGKSDFIDDQIAMNRAKLDRIR; via the exons ATGGGTCTTTTCAAAAAATCCGATGGCGACGATGACTCTAACCGACGAGCACTCTTCGGCTCGCGAAAGAAGGACAAGAGCCCGTCGACCACCTCAAACCCTTACGCCCAACCAATTCCGGTAGACCCATACACTAAAGCCAAGATTAATGCAGGTGTTGCCCCTTTACCTGCCGACCACCCAGCTGCCAACGGCGGCCCCGCGTCGCAGAGCCCCCACTCCATCCCCTCTGACAACAAGTACTCATCCAACAAATACGGAAACCAAGGCAGCTACGGCAGTGACCGATTTGGCGGATCCGGTGCAGGCGCCGGTTCCCCAGCCTCTGGTTCGGGCTCGCGGTATGGAAGCGGTGGCTACGGAGGTCTAGGCGGCGGCGATCCCAATGACCCCGCGGCTGCAGACTCCGCTCGCAATGAGCTGTTCGGCGGCGccaacaagaacaagaaccgCTCACCGGATAATTCTGTCGGTTCACCACCGCCGTACTCTGAGGGCCAGAATGGTCAAGGACGGAACAACTACGGTGGCGGCAGCAACGAGTACAGCATGGCGACCTTCCAGGAGCGACAGCTGACagctgaagaggaggaggaacaGGAAGTTCAAGCGACGAAGAACGAGATGCGTTTCGTGAAGCAGGGTGATGTGGCGTCGACACGGAATGCCCTCCGAGCTGCCGCGCAGGCTGAAGAAACCGGTCGTGCCACTTTGGCCCGCCTCGGTGCGCAAGGCGAATCAATCCACGAAACGGAGAAGAGTCTGGACATGACTACCATTGAAGGCCGCATTGCGGAAGAGAAGGCAAAGGAGCTCAAAACTCTCAACAAGAGCATGTTCGCTGTGCACGTGTCGAACCCGTTTACGGCCTCCCGACGCCGGCGCGACCGCGATGAGAAGGTCCTCAATACACACCGTTCGGATCGTGATGTCCGCGAGGGCACACGGTCCGAGGCCCACGCGACTAACCAACGCATGGAGAAGGTATTCCGTGACATTGACCGCGATGCGGCGAAACagggcaagggcaagaaggctAGTGTCACCGAGCGTGCTAAGTACCAATTCGAGGCGGATAGCGAGGATGAAGCAATGGAGGACGAGATCGAGCAGAACTTGGATCTTCTCAGTAGTGCTACGGGTCGATTGAACGGTCTCGCCAAGGCCACTGGTAAGGAGCTGGACGAACAGAACAGACATCTGGAGCGTATCATGGGCAAG AGCGACTTTATCGACGATCAGATTGCCATGAACCGGGCCAAGCTGGATCGGATTCGTTAG
- a CDS encoding Vacuolar sorting protein, putative, with the protein MAPLSGSDADYFKNKAQRSLLTLLEGARGKKNLVISQELAGPVGLFVKFSVLQEYGVDRVFLLENANIDSSQRNVVFLVRGEKARHVRIVAEQIKRLQNNGNVEHEFSIFFTPRRTLVSNAVLEEAGLTGDVNIAELPLYFMPLEQDVLSLELDESFGDLYLHKDPGCIFHAAKALMGVQQRHGYFPRIVGKGDNARRLADLLLRMRKELDAEESSGLADPSARGLLPSASVENLIIIDRDVDFGTPLLTQLTYEGLIDEYVGIKNNQADVDTSIVGPASAQQSQESSKTPQQVKQGLKRKIQLDASDQLFSQLRDANFAIVGDILNKVARRLENEYESRHTAKTTGELREFVNRLPSYQLEHQSLRTHTNLAEEIMRLTRSEIFRKTLEVQQNNAAGADSTYQHETIEGLIARDVPLKTVLRLLCLESCMSGGLRPRDLENFKRQIVQAYGHQHLLTFWALEKMELLQPKSSATTMLLPTSGAQAGSKTNYGYLRKNLRLVIEEVSEKDPNDISYVYSGFAPLSIRLVQCVLQKSYMVSLIKGSTPAASLNTANTTSPGWLGFEDVMKSARGATFSIVQKGDDKAVRARQTLSGNSATKAVYVFFLGGITFTEIAALRFIAAQEAPRRKIIICTTSIISGDRMMEAAIEKGSFANEE; encoded by the exons ATGGCTCCTTTATCGGGGTCTGATGCGGACTACTTCAAGAACAAGGCGCAGAGGAGTCTCTTGACGTTACTAGAAGGC GCTCGGGGTAAAAAGAACCTCGTCATAAGTCAGGAGCTGGCCGGCCCAGTGGGGCTATTCGTCAAGTTTTCCGTGCTTCAAGAGTATGGCGTGGACCGGGTCTTCTTGCTGGAAAATGCAAACATCGACTCATCACAACGCAATGTTGTATTCCTTGTTCGTGGCGAGAAAGCTCGCCACGTTCGAATTGTGGCAG AACAAATCAAACGCCTGCAGAATAATGGAAACGTTGAACATGAGTTCTCCATCTTCTTCACACCAAGACGGACCCTTGTAAGCAATGCGGTCTTGGAGGAGGCGGGACTCACCGGTGACGTGAACATCGCCGAGCTTCCTCTCTATTTTATGCCCCTAGAACAAGATGTCTTGTCACTAGAATTGGATGAGTCGTTTGGAGACTTGTACTTG CACAAAGATCCCGGGTGTATCTTCCATGCTGCCAAGGCTCTCATGGGTGTCCAGCAGCGCCATGGCTATTTCCCACGCATTGTTGGAAAAGGCGACAATGCCCGGCGCCTGGCAGATCTCCTATTGCGCATGAGGAAAGAACTTGATGCAGAGGAGAGCTCCGGATTGGCTGATCCCTCTGCGCGAGGGCTGTTACCAAGTGCGAGTGTCGAGAACTTGATCATTATAGACCGTGATGTGGACTTTGGTACTCCCCTTCTCACACAGCTCACCTATGAAGGCTTAATTGATGAATATGTCGGTATAAAGAACAACCAAGCAGACGTTGATACGAGCATTGTCGGTCCTGCCTCCGCGCAACAGTCCCAAGAGTCATCCAAGACACCCCAGCAAGTCAAGCAGGGGCTGAAAAGAAAGATCCAGTTGGATGCCTCGGATCAGTTGTTCAGTCAATTGCGAGATGCTAACTTTGCAATCGTGGGCGACATCCTGAATAAGGTAGCACGTCGCTTAGAAAACGAGTACGAGAGCCGTCACACGGCTAAAACGACAGGCGAGCTTCGAGAGTTTGTCAACCGATTACCATCCTACCAGCTGGAGCACCAGAGTCTTCGAACCCACACCAACCTCGCAGAGGAAATCATGCGACTCACCCGCTCCGAAATCTTCCGCAAAACTTTAGAAGTCCAACAGAACAATGCAGCCGGTGCCGACTCCACATACCAGCACGAGACAATCGAGGGGCTTATAGCTCGAGATGTCCCACTAAAGACTGTGCTACGGCTCTTGTGCCTGGAGTCCTGCATGTCTGGGGGTCTCCGACCTCGCGACCTAGAGAATTTCAAGAGACAGATCGTCCAAGCGTACGGCCACCAGCACCTCCTCACATTTTGGGCGCTGGAGAAAATGGAACTTCTCCAGCCTAAATCCTCAGCAACCACAATGCTCCTCCCTACATCTGGCGCACAAGCAGGATCAAAGACGAATTACGGGTACCTGCGGAAGAACCTCCGTCTTGTCATCGAGGAGGTCAGCGAGAAGGACCCGAACGATATTTCCTATGTGTATAGTGGCTTCGCACCCCTTAGCATCCGCCTGGTTCAATGCGTGCTACAAAAATCCTACATGGTGTCGTTGATCAAGGGAAGTACGCCGGCCGCCTCACTGAATACCGCTAATACAACATCGCCTGGCTGGCTTGGCTTCGAGGACGTTATGAAGAGTGCTCGCGGTGCGACTTTCAGCATTGTCCAGAAGGGCGATGATAAGGCTGTGCGGGCGCGTCAAACGCTGAGCGGTAACTCTGCTACTAAGGCTGTGTATGTCTTTTTCTTGGGAGGTATCACGTTCACGGAGATCGCCGCGTTGCGCTTCATTGCTGCGCAGGAAGCCCCACGAAGAAAGATCATAATTTGTACCACGAGTATCATTAGTGGTGATCGGATGATGGAGGCGGCTATCGAGAAGGGTAGCTTTGCCAACGAAGAGTGA
- a CDS encoding Telomere length regulation protein, translating to MEGLLTAVKTVKRDSDAFTTSAVESLRVDPATDGFDPEHLSSRHTIDLLKTSPDRELLSVILAALDPFSKSKTTKDFDLRIASPTTAQILQLLVSTTIPDHWGSLDAKDRKGKDAKPRAALLRCLSSVAGLGSLVAQLRSLINAARASAQQAKGSSTQLGIRDLLAVLAALLEPKEFLFRLSSDISAIYDDKTQQQVAWRELVSLVAAGKIISTAAEALTVVDESIAVSSISWVGNGSQYASWLGRNVSHMATRLAPDDESDWASAALLTGRALSLGYTDQFVTEIYSDLLVRQSSSAHFGILLDRLRRTEQLAFLEAIFRDVQRRHFSDDFSETVGQSINPEPIKGVAALISAFISSRPDLESQVVEWLSKSHGGSINTLGLRRALLATFIDRGSVLKPLLIRSLEQFGDKLSIKHVPNVIQNATAHVILLAAGHLYRLDQVQMKEVGRSGAYLNAVSNRLAASSNRARLLGMIVGTGISELIEEPDKVLKFDLDEMRSEEALWFLDLTKVQDEVGSPESIKTLQEALPAKSELVRPKPAKKPKAQFSRHHTSKIVAIEEVEDSDEDEDEDEDLIPYEKPDDDTCDSDDDPTLIQRNKPTAPVYIRDLIPSLRDTENVERYHLAITTAPSLIRRKIGFGTELAEQIEELALTIVGLQNDNHHPSFHESRLQSMIALIVSEPFKMGRWFTAIYFDGDLSQVQRSAVLTALGLSARELAGNGEEDAKALRLPITSDTSFPSKRLSPALEAMYSGAKESPIATLTREMSRTSLEPLAANAADTMTGPNALKVRTFSSRMEVEKRRQQRDAQRQNSTIKDLHRVLAEGFFFPLQGRFEMMMLQFSSSSTSSYNPFFIPHLLTLFLQTLSLILSTTGPHTPFLPGLTHETLSLLLPLHTASTSSEPTVTAALLSLFLTIVDLNIASGSNGEQRLVTEYATMVIELREWASQVFDRTPPSAARADPSSTATDPQEQIRTLSAGVMVRLGEVIERYQGRLMGVHSGFGY from the exons ATGGAGGGCCTTCTAACGGCGGTTAAAACTGTCAAGCGAGATTCAGATGCCTTTACTACCTCTGCTGTCGAGTCTCTGCGTGTTGATCCAGCAACAGATGGCTTCGATCCTGAGCATCTATCATCACGTCACACTATAGATCTACTCAAAACCAGTCCCGATCGTGAACTGCTATCTGTGATTTTGGCAGCTCTTGATCCGTTCAGCAAATCCAAAACTACTAAGGACTTCGACCTCCGGATTGCAAGTCCCACCACAGCCCAGATTCTCCAACTCTTAGTCAGCACTACGATTCCAGATCATTGGGGATCGCTAGATGCAAAAGACAGAAAAGGGAAAGACGCCAAACCTCGAGCAGCACTATTGAGATGTCTTAGCAGCGTGGCGGGTCTTGGTTCCTTGGTGGCTCAGCTGCGATCTCTAATCAACGCGGCTCGCGCTTCTGCCCAGCAAGCAAAAGGTTCAAGCACCCAACTCGGTATCCGGGATCTCTTGGCTGTGCttgctgctttgctagaGCCAAAAGAATTTTTGTTCCGTCTTTCTTCTGACATTTCGGCTATCTATGATGACAAAACTCAACAGCAAGTTGCGTGGAGAGAGCTTGTGTCGCTCGTTGCTGCCGGCAAGATTATATCAACAGCAGCCGAGGCTCTTACGGTTGTTGATGAGTCAATAGCAGTATCTTCAATATCCTGGGTTGGGAATGGTTCCCAATATGCATCATGGCTTGGGCGCAATGTTTCTCACATGGCAACGAGACTAGCCCCAGATGATGAAAGCGACTGGGCCTCAGCTGCTTTATTGACAGGGCGAGCCTTAAGCCTTGGATATACAg ACCAGTTTGTCACAGAAATCTACTCGGACCTACTTGTTCGGCAGTCCTCGTCAGCGCATTTCGGAATTTTGTTGGACCGTCTCAGGCGAACAGAGCAGCTTGCATTTTTGGAAGCGATTTTCCGTGATGTACAACGAAGGCACTTTTCAGATGATTTTTCGGAGACAGTGGGCCAGTCAATCAATCCAGAGCCCATTAAAGGAGTGGCAGCTTTGATTTCTGCCTTCATCTCTTCTCGGCCAGACTTGGAGAGCCAGGTCGTGGAATGGCTTTCAAAGTCACACGGTGGCTCAATAAACACGCTGGGACTACGTCGTGCACTATTAGCCACTTTCATTGACCGCGGTA GTGTATTAAAGCCGCTGCTCATACGCAGCCTTGAGCAATTTGGAGACAAACTCTCTATCAAACATGTCCCAAATGTGATTCAGAATG CAACTGCACATGTGATTCTTCTTGCTGCTGGCCACCTCTATCGGCTAGACCAAGTGCAAATGAAAGAAGTAGGCCGTTCAGGAGCTTATCTCAACGCAGTCTCCAATCGACTTGCTGCGTCCTCTAACAGAGCTCGTCTTCTTGGTATGATTGTTGGAACAGGAATATCTGAACTCATTGAGGAACCAGACAAAGTgctcaaatttgacttggaTGAAATGCGCAGCGAGGAAGCTCTTTGGTTTTTGGATTTAACAAAGGTCCAAGATGAGGTCGGTTCGCCCGAATCCATCAAAACATTGCAAGAGGCATTGCCAGCAAAATCAGAACTTGTCCGCCCCAAGCCTGCAAAGAAACCGAAAGCACAATTTTCGCGTCACCATACAAGCAAGATTGTTGCTATTGAAGAAGTCGAGGATagtgatgaggatgaggatgaagatgaggatctCATTCCGTATGAAAAGCCAGACGATGACACATgcgattctgatgatgatcCTACGTTGATCCAACGGAATAAGCCCACCGCGCCTGT ATATATCCGTGATTTGATTCCATCTCTTCGAGACACCGAGAACGTCGAGCGCTATCATCTTGCCATCACGACTGCCCCATCCTTAATTCGACGGAAAATAGGATTCGGAACTGAGCTTGCCGAGCAGATCGAGGAGCTTGCTCTGACTATCGTGGGTCTTCAAAACGACAACCACCATCCGTCATTCCATGAATCTCGCCTACAAAGCATGATTGCATTGATTGTGTCCGAGCCCTTCAAGATGGGTCGCTGGTTTACTGCCATCTACTTCGATGGAGACCTTTCTCAAGTCCAGAGATCTGCTGTTCTTACAGCCCTGGGTCTCAGTGCTCGCGAGTTAGCCGGGAATGGAGAAGAGGATGCCAAAGCACTGCGTCTGCCAATTACTAGCGACACCTCATTCCCATCGAAACGGCTCTCCCCTGCCCTAGAGGCGATGTACTCAGGAGCAAAGGAGTCGCCCATTGCAACTCTCACCCGGGAAATGTCCCGCACATCCTTGGAACCGCTAGCAGCCAATGCGGCAGATACCATGACTGGCCCCAATGCTCTCAAAGTACGCACTTTCTCGTCACGTATGGAAGTCGAAAAGAGACGCCAGCAGCGTGACGCCCAGCGCCAAAACTCCACAATCAAGGATCTGCACAGGGTGCTTGCTGAGGGATTTTTCTTCCCATTGCAGGGCAGATTTGAAATGATGATGCTGCAGTTCTCATC GTCATCCACATCCTCATACAACCCATTCTTCATCCCCCATCTCCTGACCCTCTTCCTCCAAACTCTCTCTCTCATACTCTCCACAACAGGCCCCCACACCCCTTTCCTCCCAGGCCTCACCCACGAAaccctctctctcctcttACCGTTGCACACAGCCTCGACGTCTAGCGAGCCAACCGTCACTGCCGCACTCCTATCCCTCTTCCTCACTATAGTGGATCTCAATATTGCATCTGGCTCAAATGGCGAACAGCGTCTTGTCACCGAGTACGCCACGATGGTGATCGAGTTGCGCGAGTGGGCTTCCcaggtcttcgaccggacGCCGCCTTCGGCTGCGAGGGCTGATCCAAGCTCCACGGCTACTGACCCGCAGGAGCAGATACGCACCCTTTCAGCAGGTGTTATGGTACGGCTCGGGGAGGTTATCGAACGGTATCAGGGTCGGTTGATGGGCGTTCATTCTGGATTCGGCTATTGA
- a CDS encoding NEDD8 activating enzyme (UbaC), putative → MDVDTETPDVPEAPIYVDQRGRWKHLYNVLSKRGPFTDDDWNPGPEPINALESSKILVIGAGGLGCEILKNLALSGFKDIHVIDMDTIDISNLNRQFLFRQADIGKPKAEVAAAFVQKRVKGVKITPYVGKIQDKDEDYYMQFNIVICGLDSIEARRWINSTLISMVDEDDPLSLKPLVDGGTEGFKGQARVILPSISSCIECQLDMHAPRPAVPLCTIATIPRQPQHCIEWAHQIAWQEKRKDDTFDSDDMEHISWIYNAAYERAQHFHIHGVTFQMTQGVVKNIIPAIASTNAVIAASTTSEVLKIATSCNPFLTNYMMYAGEEGVYTYTFEAEKKPDCPVCGELARKLNVDPNMTLGEFIDSLGERAEAQLKKPSMRTEEKTLYQRFPPQLEEITRPHLGKKLAELIEDGEEVAVSDPAYTTTFRFRLHFK, encoded by the exons ATGGATGTGGATACTGAAACCCCAGATGTCCCAGAAGCTCCGATTTATGTAGACCAACGAGGTCGATG GAAGCACCTCTACAACGTCCTAAGTAAACGTGGTCCTTTTACAGATGACGACTGGAACCCTGGCCCCGAGCCCATCAATGCTCTGGAATCTTCCAAGATCTT GGTGAT CGGAGCTGGTGGACTAGGATGCGAGATCTTAAAGAATCTTGCACTATCTGGATTCAAAGATATTCATGTCATCGACATGG ACACCATTGACATATCAAATCTCAATCGGCAGTTTCTCTTCCGCCAGGCTGACATCGGAAAGCCCAAAGCTGAAGTCGCGGCTGCTTTTGTGCAAAAGCGAGTGAAGGGAGTGAAAATCACACCCTATGTCGGCAAGATCCAGGACAAGGATGAAGACTACTACATGCAGTTTAACATTGTTATCTGCGGCTTGGACAGTATCGAAGCTCGACGCTGGATCAATTCCACATTGATCTCGATGGTCGATGAAGATGACCCATTGAGTCTGAAGCCACTTGTGGACGGTGGAACTGAAG GTTTCAAGGGCCAAGCACGTGTCATTCTACCATCTATCTCATCCTGTATTGAGTGCCAACTGGATATGCACGCACCTCGCCCAGCAGTTCCTCTCTGCACTATTGCCACTATCCCGCGCCAGCCTCAGCACTGTATTGAGTGGGCGCACCAGATTGCATGGCAAGAGAAGCGCAAAGATGACACATTTGACAGCGACGACATGGAACACATATCGTGGATATACAATGCCGCTTACGAACGTGCCCAGCATTTCCATATCCATGGAGTTACCTTTCAGATGACCCAGGGTGTGGTAAAAAATATTATTCCGGCTATCGCATCAACGAATGCTGTCATTGCAGCCTCCACAACTTCAGAAGTGCTCAAGATCGCCACTAGCTGCAATCCATTCCTAACCAATTACATGATGTATGCTGGTGAGGAAGGAGTGTATACCTACACATTCGAGGCGGAGAAAAAGCCCGACTGCCCTGTGTGCGGAGAACTTGCCCGGAAGCTGAACGTGGATCCTAATATGACCCTGGGCGAGTTCATCGACAGCCTCGGAGAAAGGGCCGAAGCTCAATTGAAGAAGCCTAGTATGCGAACTGAAGAGAAGACCCTCTACCAGCGTTTCCCACCTCAGCTAGAGGAAATCACCCGACCTCACTTGGGGAAAAAGCTAGCAGAATTGATCGAGGATGGCGAGGAAGTCGCTGTCAGCGACCCAGCCTACACCACCACATTCCGCTTCCGTCTTCACTTCAAATAA
- a CDS encoding DNA-directed RNA polymerase I and III subunit Rpc40, putative produces the protein MAPLVASQEELQRRRIIGINAETVTNIPSTDFPGHWPGESHGWALDEFKNNFKVEFHRNERFEASFSLIGLDPAVANAFRRILMAEIPTIAIEDCFIHNNTSVIQDEVLAQRLGLIPLKGSIEGINWMHWYKKASEDGTEEEDGPCDFNTIVLHLDVECYKNEYADKDEQDPRKLYTNAHVYAKDLMYMPVGRQEQYFVGDGAIAPVNPDILIAKLRPGQKIEMELHCQKGIGADHAKFSPVATASYRLLPDINILRPIIGEDAKKFAKCFPKGVIGLEPVTSAEAAQRGSGYEGHAGEQKAVVKDAFNDTVSRECLRHDEFQGKVKLGRVRDHFIFNVESTGQFESDMLFLEAVKVMKLKCNRWKRGLTDLMG, from the exons ATGGCGCCTCTTGTTGCCTCGCAGGAGGAGCTGCAGCGCCGCCGT ATCATCGGTATCAATGCGGAAACCGTCACCAATATCCCCTCTACAGATTTTCCTGGCCACTGGCCCGGAGAGTCGCACGGGTGGGCACTCGATGAATTTAAGAAT AATTTCAAAGTCGAATTCCACCGCAATGAACGGTTCGAGGCTTCCTTCTCGCTGATCGGACTCGATCCCGCTGTCGCCAACGCTTTCCGTCGAATCCTTATGGCCGAGATTCCCACCATCGCCATTGAGGACTGCTTTATTCACAACAACACTTCCGTCATTCAAGATGAAGTACTTGCACAACGACTGGGCCTGATCCCCCTCAAGGGTTCCATCGAAGGAATCAACTGGATGCACTGGTACAAGAAGGCTTCCGAAGATGGaaccgaggaagaagatggtcCCTGCGACTTTAACACCATTGTGCTCCACCTCGATGTGGAATGCTACAAGAATGAGTACGCAGACAAGGACGAGCAGGATCCCCGCAAGCTGTATACCAACGCCCATGTTTACGCCAAGGACCTCATGTACATGCCCGTCGGTCGTCAGGAACAGTATTTTGTCGGTGACGGTGCTATCGCACCTGTCAACCCGGACATTCTGATCGCTAAGCTCCGTCCCGGCCAGAAGATCGAAATGGAACTTCACTGCCAGAAGGGTATCGGTGCCGACCACGCCAAGTTCTCGCCTGTGGCTACCGCTTCATACCGTCTCTTGCCTGATATTAATATCTTGCGTCCTATCATTGGCGAGGATGCGAAGAAGTTTGCCAAGTGCTTCCCTAAGGGTGTGATTGGTCTTGAGCCCGTCACCTCTGCAGAGGCCGCACAGCGTGGAAGTGGATACGAGGGCCATGCCGGTGAGCAGAAGGCCGTTGTGAAAGATGCGTTCAATGATACTGTCAGCAGAGAGTGTCTGCGCCACGATGAGTTCCAGGGTAAGGTCAAGCTGGGACGGGTGCGGGatcacttcatcttcaacgtGGAAAGTACCGGTCAATTTGAAAGTGACATGCTCTTCCTGGAGGCTGTCAAGGTTATGAAGCTGAAGTGCAACCGGTGGAAGAGAGGTCTGACCGATCTGATGGGTTGA
- a CDS encoding NAD(P)H-quinone oxidoreductase subunit D/H → MAASFARLAGHAPKRLCLRPSSLNTSIPRSRSITTSIPRRQAEATSYQATRLVPTDPTFTSLANKGLPEDPEAAGLESEVEGINRKIRHYTVNFGPQHPAAHGVLRLILELNGEEIVRSDPHVGLLHRGTEKLIEYKTYMQALPYFDRLDYVSMMTNEQCFSLAVEKLLNIEIPERAKWIRTMFSEITRILNHLMSVLSHAMDVGALTPFLWGFEEREKLMEFYERVSGARLHAAYVRPGGVSQDIPIGLLDDIYQWATQFGDRIDETEEMLTDNRIWKARTQGVGVINATDALNMSFTGVMLRGSGVPFDIRKSQPYDAYDQVEFDVPVGVNGDCYDRYLCRIEEFRQSLRIIHQCLNKMPAGPVRVEDYKISPPPRAAMKENMEALIHHFLLFTKGYSVPPGETYSAIEAPKGEMGVFLVSDGSERPYRCKIRAPGFAHLGGFDQVSRGHLLADAVAIIGTMDLVFGEVDR, encoded by the exons ATGGCCGCTTCTTTCGCCCGTCTAGCGGGCCATGCGCCCAAAAGGCTCTGCCTCCGCCCCTCCTCGCTCAACACATCCATTCCTCGTTCCCGCTCGATAACCACCTCTATTCCTCGCCGTCAGGCAGAGGCTACTAGCTACCAGGCCACACGACTTGTGCCGACCGACCCGACCTTCACCTCACTCGCCAACAAGGGTCTTCCCGAGGACCCCGAAGCTGCTGGCCTTGAATCCGAGGTCGAAGGGATTAATCGCAAGATCCGTCACTACACCGTCAATTTCGGTCCTCAGCATCCTGCTGCTCACGGTGTGCTCCGGTTGATCCTGGAACTCAATGGCGAAGAGATCGTTCGCTCCGATCCTCATGTCGGTTTGCTTCACCGTGGTACCGAGAAGTTGATCGAGTACAAGACTTACATGCAGGCCCTGCCTTACTTTGACCGATTGGATTACGTATCTATGATGACGAACGAGCAGTGCTTCTCCTTGGCTGTTGAGAAGCTGTTGAACATCGAGATCCCTGAGCGTGCCAAGTGGATCCGCACCATGTTCAGCGAGATAACTCGAATCCTGAACCACCTCATGTCTGTCCTGTCCCACGCCATGGATGTCGGTGCCCTAACTCCTTTCTTGTGGGGTTTCGAAGAGCGTGAGAAGCTTATG GAATTCTACGAGCGTGTCTCCGGTGCCCGTCTCCACGCTGCCTATGTTCGCCCCGGCGGTGTGTCGCAGGATATTCCCATTGGTCTTTTGGACGACATCTACCAGTGGGCCACTCAGTTCGGTGACCGCATTGACGAGACCGAGGAGATGCTCACGGATAACCGTATCTGGAAGGCCAGAACCCAGGGTGTCGGTGTCATTAACGCCACCGATGCGCTCAACATGAGTTTCACGGGTGTCATGCTTCGTGGCTCGGGTGTTCCCTTTGATATTCGCAAGTCGCAGCCGTACGACGCCTATGACCAGGTTGAGTTCGACGTTCCCGTCGGTGTTAACGGTGACTGCTACGACCGTTACCTCTGCCGTATTGAGGAGTTCCGCCAATCCCTCCGTATCATCCACCAGTGCCTCAATAAGATGCCCGCTGGTCCGGTTCGCGTGGAGGACTACAAGATCTCACCCCCTCCCCGTGCCGCCATGAAGGAGAACATGGAGGCTCTCATTCACcacttccttctcttcaccAAGGGTTACTCTGTGCCCCCTGGTGAGACCTACTCAGCCATCGAGGCACCCAAGGGTGAGATGGGTGTCTTCCTGGTCAGTGATGGCAGTGAGCGGCCATACCGCTGCAAGATCCGTGCTCCTGGTTTCGCCCACTTGGGTGGCTTCGATCAGGTGTCTCGTGGTCACCTTCTCGCTGATGCTGTCGCAATTATCG GTACTATGGATCTTGTGTTCGGTGAGGTTGACCGATAA